The Myxococcales bacterium nucleotide sequence AAACGGATCAGTTGGCTTCGGCGTCCGGACCGGCGACGAATTTTTCGCCGTGCTGTTCCAATTCCTTCTTGCGCTTGGCCAGCACCTCGCGGGCCAGTTGCATGTAGGCCTTGGCGACCTCGGCGTCCGGATCCTGACTGATGATCGGCCGGCCGACGGCGAAGGCGCTGGAGAATTCCTCCATGCGCGGGATGACGTTGCGAAACACCACTTCCTCGGGGAACGAGGCCCAGACCTGCTGGCAGACCTCGCGCGCGATGCGGTAGTTTTCGTCGTACATCGTCATCAGCAAGCCCTCGATGACCAGGTCGGGGTTGATCTGGCGGCGGACCTTGCGGATGATTTTCAGGATTTGGGTCAGGGTTTTGAGCGACAGCGGTTCGCACTGCATCGGCACCAGGACGCTGTCGGTGGCGCTCAGGGCGTAGATCGTCAGATCGCCCATGCCCGGCGGGCAGTCGATGAGAATGAAATCGCAGCTCTTGCGCAGGGCGTTGACGTATTTTTTCAGCAGGGGGGCGCTGCCCTTTTGCCGGACGAATTTTTCGAACTCGTCGGTGAGAGTGCCCTTGCCGTAGGGAATTGCCTTGAGGTAGGGCAGGACGGTGCCGTGAATCACCTCGCCCAGCTTTTTCCGACCGAGAAACACGTCGTAGAGACCGTTTTCCATCTGCTGGCGCGACAAACCCAACCCGAAACTGACGGCATTCTGCTCATCGAGATCGAGAACGAGCGTGCGTTGCTTGAGCGTCGCCAGACTCGCGGCCAGATTGACCGTGGTCGTGGTTTTACCGACGCCGCCTTTTTGACTGGCAATGGCGATCACCTTGCCCATCGAGAACTCCCATAATTTCGCCGGTTGTCGTGCCGCCGCCGGCGAAGCGAATGACTCGCGGACTTCGTTGGCATACTTTTCGAGGGTCTGTCGGTCCTCGCGGTGCCCACGAAAAAAGTTTGGGTAAGCATAACCAGATCGCCGGGCGGAGACAAGAGGCTTTTCACGTCCGGTACCGATCTTCTTCGCCGCCGAGCCGGGCTTTTAAACCCAGGCCGTCCGACCCCGCCGATCCAGCCACGCCTGTAAAATAATGGTCGCCGCGATCTTGTCCCGAACTTCCTTGCGATCCGCCCGCCGCAAATCGGCGGAGAGCAGGACCGATTCGGCCATGACCGTCGACAGCCGCTCGTCCACAAACTCGATCGGCAGGTTCAGCGGTTCCAATAACTTCCCGAAGGCGCGCGCCGCCTCGGCCGCCGGGCCCTCGCTGCCGTCCATGTTGAACGGCAGGCCCAGCACGAGAACGTCGATTTCCCGTTCCGCGACGACTTTCCGGATCGCCTCCAGATCCTTCGCCGGGCCGGAGCGGCGCACCACCGCCAGCGGCTGCGCGGTCAGGCCGAGCGGATCGGACACCGCCAGCCCCAGCCGCACCGAGCCGACGTCGATGGCCAGCGCCCGCACCAACGGCCGTCCGGATTCCGTCATGTCGCCGTGCCGCCTTTCAAAACAGCCGCACGTCGGACGAATCGCCGAGCATGAGGCGAATGGCCCGCGGTTTCAGTTGGCTGGGCGCGACCGTCACGTCGCGGCCGATCAGGCTGTCGCAGATACGGCCGTCAATATCCGACAGGCGGCTGTTTTCCAGAATGATCGAATGCTCGATTTCGCAATGGCGAATGGTGCAATCGTGGTAGACGGCGGTGAACGGCCCGATGTAGCTGTTTTCGACGACCGTATTGCGCCCGATGATCGCCGGCCCGCGAACCGTGGAATTGACGATCCGCGCCCCTGACTGGACGACCACCTTGAATTCCAGCGTGGAATCGACCACTTGCCCGCGCACGTCGGTTTCGAACGAATCGAGCACCATCCGGTTGGCCTCGAGCATGTCCTCGAGCTTGCCGGTATCTTTCCACCAACCGGTCACCATGTGGCTGCGCACCTCCTTGCCGGCGTCGACCAGCCACTGGATGGCGTCGGTGATCTCCAGTTCGCCGCGCGCCGACGGCTTGATGCCGCGCACGGCGTCCCAGATCGCCCGCCGGAACATGTAGACGCCGACGAGCGCGAGGTTGCTTTTGGGCTGGGCCGGTTTTTCCTCGAGCCGGGTCACGCGGCCGTTGGCGTCGAGCATCGCCACGCCGAAGGAACTGGGATTGGGCACGGCGGCCAGCATGATCTGGGCGTCGGCCTGACCATGGCGGAATTCGGCGACCAGTTCCTTGATGCCGTGCAGGATGAGGTTGTCGCCGAGGTACATGACGAACGGCGTGTCGCCGAGAAAATCCCGCGCTTCGAGCACGGCGTGCGCCAGGCCCAGCGGCGCGCTCTGGTGGATGTAGGTCACCTTGACGCCGAAGGCCGAGCCATCGCCCACGGCGGCCTCGATTTCCCGCGCGGTGTCGCCCACGACGATGCCCAGGTCCGTGATGCCCGCGTCGCGGATCGCGCGAATGCCGTAGAACAGCACCGGCTCGTTGGCCACCGGCACCAACTGCTTGGCGCTGGTGTGAGTGATCGGCCGCAGCCGCGTGCCCTTGCCGCCGGAAAGAATCAGCCCCTTCAATTCGCTCATCCGCTTTCCTCCGCCCGGTTCAGGGCACGTAGCGCACCCAGGTGTCCAGGCCTTCGCGCTCGCGCATCGCCGAGGCCATGGCCCGCGCGCC carries:
- a CDS encoding glucose-1-phosphate thymidylyltransferase; protein product: MKGLILSGGKGTRLRPITHTSAKQLVPVANEPVLFYGIRAIRDAGITDLGIVVGDTAREIEAAVGDGSAFGVKVTYIHQSAPLGLAHAVLEARDFLGDTPFVMYLGDNLILHGIKELVAEFRHGQADAQIMLAAVPNPSSFGVAMLDANGRVTRLEEKPAQPKSNLALVGVYMFRRAIWDAVRGIKPSARGELEITDAIQWLVDAGKEVRSHMVTGWWKDTGKLEDMLEANRMVLDSFETDVRGQVVDSTLEFKVVVQSGARIVNSTVRGPAIIGRNTVVENSYIGPFTAVYHDCTIRHCEIEHSIILENSRLSDIDGRICDSLIGRDVTVAPSQLKPRAIRLMLGDSSDVRLF
- the ruvX gene encoding Holliday junction resolvase RuvX; the encoded protein is MRALAIDVGSVRLGLAVSDPLGLTAQPLAVVRRSGPAKDLEAIRKVVAEREIDVLVLGLPFNMDGSEGPAAEAARAFGKLLEPLNLPIEFVDERLSTVMAESVLLSADLRRADRKEVRDKIAATIILQAWLDRRGRTAWV
- a CDS encoding ParA family protein, encoding MGKVIAIASQKGGVGKTTTTVNLAASLATLKQRTLVLDLDEQNAVSFGLGLSRQQMENGLYDVFLGRKKLGEVIHGTVLPYLKAIPYGKGTLTDEFEKFVRQKGSAPLLKKYVNALRKSCDFILIDCPPGMGDLTIYALSATDSVLVPMQCEPLSLKTLTQILKIIRKVRRQINPDLVIEGLLMTMYDENYRIAREVCQQVWASFPEEVVFRNVIPRMEEFSSAFAVGRPIISQDPDAEVAKAYMQLAREVLAKRKKELEQHGEKFVAGPDAEAN